In Paenibacillus sp. FSL R7-0345, a single window of DNA contains:
- a CDS encoding glycosyltransferase family 2 protein → MGLLNESNLTVDNERLFTYRRDLGVVRIIAIIRIRNEALILKDTLDSLSMFADGIVCYDDASTDGSFNILKDHPKVLAVVRNYKWKTKPSERISCETEHRNKLLHLASTYQPEWVFCADADERYIGDIKGFIDSDEAIDVDIVKIQLFDAYLTQNDYEPITSGKKLLNFRRFFGPERRDIIMMWRLNENIKFRGLDSREPVYTSNEKIITRFYCQHYGKSLSIQHWEETCEYYINHFPFEPYGAKWIKRRGKAIHVKSDFDMPLYEWGTVLFENAINISP, encoded by the coding sequence ATGGGATTATTAAATGAGTCTAATCTAACGGTAGATAATGAGAGGCTTTTTACTTATAGACGTGATTTAGGTGTTGTGAGAATAATAGCGATAATTAGAATTAGAAACGAAGCCCTTATACTTAAAGATACTCTAGATTCGTTAAGCATGTTTGCAGATGGAATTGTCTGTTATGATGATGCGAGCACCGATGGTTCTTTTAACATATTAAAAGATCATCCTAAAGTTTTGGCTGTTGTTAGAAACTATAAGTGGAAGACCAAACCGAGTGAACGGATTAGTTGTGAAACTGAACACAGAAATAAGTTGCTTCACTTGGCTTCGACATATCAGCCTGAATGGGTGTTTTGCGCAGATGCAGATGAGCGCTATATAGGCGACATTAAAGGGTTCATAGATAGTGACGAGGCGATTGATGTTGATATTGTGAAAATACAGTTGTTCGATGCCTACTTGACTCAAAATGATTATGAGCCTATAACTTCCGGAAAGAAGCTACTAAATTTTAGACGTTTTTTTGGACCGGAAAGAAGAGATATAATTATGATGTGGCGATTAAATGAGAATATAAAATTCCGTGGTTTGGATTCAAGAGAGCCAGTATATACCTCAAACGAAAAAATCATAACTCGGTTCTATTGCCAACACTATGGAAAATCGCTTTCTATACAACACTGGGAAGAAACCTGCGAATATTATATTAATCATTTTCCATTCGAACCGTATGGAGCTAAATGGATAAAGCGTAGAGGAAAAGCAATTCATGTTAAATCTGATTTTGATATGCCTCTATACGAATGGGGAACTGTTTTGTTTGAAAACGCAATAAATATCAGTCCTTAG